Sequence from the Segatella copri genome:
TCGCTGAGGATGTCTTCATACTGCTGCATGGTATGCTGCTTGTCGCCACCGAAGAAATCTACCTTGATACCCTTGATGCCGATACTCTTCATCCAGGCCATCTCCTTCTTGCGGGCCACGATGTTATCCATGATGCCACGAGGTCCCTGAGGTGCATCGTTTGCCACACCATTGGAATTATACCAGAGCATCAGACTCACATTCTTGCTCTGCGCATACTTGCTCAACTCTGCTATCTTGTCTCTGCCAATCTGCGTATCCCAGAGTGCATCAACCAGCACATATTCATATCCCATGGTAGCAGCCAGGTCGATGAACAGCTTCTGGTCGTTATAGTTGCAGGAGCCATCCTGCCAGATGAGCCAGCTCCAGGCATATTTTCCCACACCATACTTCTGGGATGCCTCATAGCGAGGCTCTACTACATCGTATGGAATGGTGGTCTCTACCAGAGGCTTCAAATCAGAACCCATGGTGATGGTTCGCCATGGAGTGGAACCCGGAAGGATGAAGGTGCCCGATGTAGAACCGATGCCATCAGCCTCTTTCTCCATTGGGAAGGCGATCTGATAACCCTTAGCAGCATCGTAATCGCTGATATGACAACCCGGATAGTTGCCGTGAGTACCCGTCTCACTGACCAATACCCAGCCATCGCCACCTACCTTGAAAAGGCATGGGAAAGTATAGCCCTGACCATAACCCGACTTGGCTGTGAGCGGAGCATCTGGCTTGTAATCCTCCTCATAACTTGGCTTGGTTCGGGCGAAACCGATGAGCGGATCCGACTGTGGGCAGAGGAAAGAGGTGGAAATCTTTGGCAAATTGAATGCCGTCTTCTCCTCATTAATAATAATATGCTGTGCCTTCAAGCCATCAAAGGTATAACGGAAAGCCACGTCATTGTTGGACACATTGAAGGTAACGGTCATGGGTTCTTTCCTGCCATTGAGATAAGTCACGTTGAGCTGGTTGGCATGATAATCTACATGCGAAACCTTGGCGGTGCGGAGGTCATAGCTCTTCTCCACCTTTATCTCATTCTTACCCTGATAGGTCAAGCCCTGACTGAAATCGCCTACATTGGCAAGGAGTCCGAGCTGT
This genomic interval carries:
- a CDS encoding glycoside hydrolase family 97 protein, with amino-acid sequence MKKNVLVVALALMASIGAYAEKNTVSSPDGKLNVVVEDRDGKLYYSIDYAGKRMMEESQLGLLANVGDFSQGLTYQGKNEIKVEKSYDLRTAKVSHVDYHANQLNVTYLNGRKEPMTVTFNVSNNDVAFRYTFDGLKAQHIIINEEKTAFNLPKISTSFLCPQSDPLIGFARTKPSYEEDYKPDAPLTAKSGYGQGYTFPCLFKVGGDGWVLVSETGTHGNYPGCHISDYDAAKGYQIAFPMEKEADGIGSTSGTFILPGSTPWRTITMGSDLKPLVETTIPYDVVEPRYEASQKYGVGKYAWSWLIWQDGSCNYNDQKLFIDLAATMGYEYVLVDALWDTQIGRDKIAELSKYAQSKNVSLMLWYNSNGVANDAPQGPRGIMDNIVARKKEMAWMKSIGIKGIKVDFFGGDKQHTMQQYEDILSDANDYGIHVIFHGCTLPRGWERMYPNYISSEAVLASENVFFSDYHAKQEGFELTMHPFCRNAVAAMDWGGTIMNKYLSRDNKSRHRRYTTDVFEMASAIMNQAAIQCIAIYPNNLSELPQHEIDFLKSVPTTWDETKFIAGYPGKYAVVARRHGDKWYVAGLNGTDQVMKLTLNLPMLAGKSVTYYHETASKDKKALWPVSQMKTVKVDKKGNLKVEMQPKGGLIVEK